One segment of Desulfosudis oleivorans Hxd3 DNA contains the following:
- the thrS gene encoding threonine--tRNA ligase, protein MITITLPDSSTKTFDGPVTGEQIAKSISEGLWRECVAVEVDGAAMDLSEPIATDAAVRLITTRDPEGLHIMRHSAAHVMAEAVQRVFPDAELTIGPVVEDGFYYDIDMEPVSEEIFSRVEAEIKKIVSAKIPFVRKEVDKAEALDRYRDQPYKTEILNEIEDDTVSLYTNGDFTDLCRGPHVPHTGFVRAVKLTKISGAYWRGDQNREQLQRLYGTAFFSKKELDAYLTLIEEAKKRDHRKLGAELDLFSFHEEAAGMPFFHPNGMKLWNALLDYWRLEHRAAGYVEVKTPVMLDRALWEKSGHWENYRENMYVSVIDDNQYAIKPMNCPGGMLLYKEKRYSYRDLPLRVAEIGLVHRHELSGVLSGLFRVRAFHQDDAHIFMTPDQIEQEIFGVLKLVETIYSTFGLGFHLELSTRPAKSIGTDEQWVKATAGLRAALDAYGKGYAVNEGDGAFYGPKIDVHIKDALGRTWQCGTIQLDMSLPERFDLSYIDAGSEKQRPVMIHRVIYGSIERFLGILIEHFAGKFPLWLAPTQAVLLPLNDDMIPYAREVRQEFEQAGIRTEIDDRSESLNKKVRQAQIDKIPLIITLGGKEKEARTLSVRTLDGQVRHGVSHEAFFAVAKEHIAKRLQTPVVFA, encoded by the coding sequence ATGATCACCATCACGCTTCCCGACAGCAGCACGAAAACCTTTGACGGTCCGGTGACGGGAGAACAGATAGCAAAAAGCATTTCAGAAGGTCTTTGGCGGGAGTGCGTGGCCGTTGAGGTGGACGGCGCGGCCATGGACCTGTCCGAACCCATTGCCACCGACGCCGCGGTCCGGCTGATCACCACCCGGGACCCGGAGGGGCTGCACATCATGCGCCACAGCGCGGCCCATGTCATGGCCGAGGCCGTGCAGAGAGTTTTTCCCGATGCCGAGCTGACCATCGGCCCGGTGGTGGAGGACGGGTTCTATTACGACATCGACATGGAGCCGGTGTCCGAGGAGATCTTTTCCAGGGTGGAGGCTGAGATCAAAAAGATCGTTTCAGCCAAAATCCCTTTTGTCCGCAAAGAGGTGGACAAGGCCGAGGCCCTGGATCGTTACAGGGACCAGCCCTACAAAACAGAAATTCTCAACGAGATCGAAGACGACACGGTATCGCTGTACACCAACGGCGACTTTACCGACCTGTGCCGGGGACCCCATGTACCCCACACCGGGTTTGTGCGGGCCGTGAAATTGACCAAGATATCCGGGGCCTACTGGCGGGGAGACCAGAACCGGGAGCAGCTGCAGCGGCTTTACGGCACCGCCTTTTTCTCCAAAAAGGAGCTGGACGCCTACCTGACCCTTATCGAAGAGGCCAAAAAAAGGGACCACCGCAAGCTGGGGGCCGAACTGGACCTGTTCAGCTTTCACGAAGAGGCTGCGGGCATGCCCTTTTTTCACCCCAACGGCATGAAGCTGTGGAACGCCCTGCTGGACTACTGGCGCCTTGAACACCGGGCCGCCGGCTACGTGGAGGTGAAGACCCCTGTAATGCTGGACCGGGCCCTGTGGGAAAAAAGCGGCCACTGGGAAAACTACCGGGAAAACATGTACGTGTCGGTCATTGACGACAACCAGTACGCCATTAAGCCCATGAACTGCCCCGGCGGCATGCTGCTTTACAAGGAGAAACGCTACTCCTACCGGGACCTGCCCCTGCGGGTGGCCGAAATCGGCCTGGTGCATCGGCATGAGCTCAGCGGCGTGCTCTCCGGCCTGTTCCGGGTCCGGGCCTTTCACCAGGACGACGCCCATATCTTCATGACGCCGGACCAGATCGAGCAGGAGATTTTCGGGGTGCTCAAGCTGGTGGAGACCATCTACAGCACCTTTGGCCTGGGCTTTCACCTGGAGCTCTCCACCCGGCCGGCCAAGTCCATCGGCACGGACGAACAGTGGGTAAAAGCCACAGCCGGCCTGCGGGCCGCCCTGGACGCCTACGGCAAAGGGTACGCGGTCAACGAGGGAGACGGTGCCTTCTACGGCCCCAAGATCGACGTGCACATCAAGGACGCCCTGGGCCGGACCTGGCAGTGCGGCACCATTCAGCTGGACATGTCCCTGCCGGAGCGGTTCGACCTCTCCTATATCGACGCGGGCAGTGAAAAGCAGCGGCCCGTGATGATTCACCGGGTGATCTACGGCTCCATTGAGCGGTTTTTAGGCATTCTCATTGAGCACTTTGCCGGAAAGTTCCCGCTGTGGCTGGCGCCGACCCAGGCCGTGCTGCTGCCCCTCAATGACGACATGATTCCCTATGCCCGCGAGGTGCGGCAGGAGTTTGAACAGGCCGGCATTCGGACCGAAATCGACGACCGCTCCGAAAGCCTGAACAAAAAGGTACGCCAGGCCCAGATCGACAAGATTCCGTTGATTATCACCCTCGGCGGCAAGGAAAAAGAGGCGCGCACCCTTTCCGTCCGGACCCTGGACGGGCAGGTGCGCCACGGCGTTAGCCATGAAGCGTTTTTCGCCGTTGCAAAAGAACATATTGCAAAAAGATTGCAGACCCCGGTGGTCTTTGCATAA
- a CDS encoding MogA/MoaB family molybdenum cofactor biosynthesis protein produces the protein MGTHDHKKAAPRRLDIGILTVSTTRSLADDKSGHWMAGRAKKEGHTVVFHDVVTDSVPAIQKVLCDAINTHRPQIMILTGGTGITPRDVTIEAVRPLFKKELTAFGPVVAQLSLEDIDSAAILSRSVAGIAAKTVVFCIPGSLAACKLICKAVIFPEAGHLAKHVSE, from the coding sequence ATGGGTACCCACGATCACAAAAAAGCGGCCCCCCGGCGGTTGGACATCGGCATTCTGACCGTGTCCACCACCCGCTCCCTGGCCGACGACAAAAGCGGCCACTGGATGGCGGGCCGGGCCAAAAAGGAGGGCCACACCGTGGTTTTCCACGACGTGGTCACCGACAGCGTACCGGCCATTCAAAAGGTGTTGTGCGACGCCATCAACACCCACCGGCCCCAGATAATGATTCTCACCGGCGGCACCGGCATCACGCCGCGGGATGTCACCATTGAGGCGGTGCGCCCCCTGTTCAAAAAGGAACTGACCGCCTTTGGTCCGGTGGTGGCCCAGCTCAGCCTGGAGGATATTGACTCGGCGGCCATCCTGTCCCGGTCCGTTGCCGGCATCGCGGCAAAGACCGTGGTGTTCTGCATTCCCGGCAGCCTGGCGGCCTGCAAACTGATCTGCAAGGCGGTTATTTTTCCCGAGGCGGGACATCTGGCCAAACATGTGAGTGAATGA
- a CDS encoding iron-containing alcohol dehydrogenase family protein, which produces MFRNFRMISSVVFGRGSFNQLDDILSAKRKDAFMVFLVDDVFKGKALSGRVPAKEGDLTIFVNVDDEPKTKYVDSLVAQVKGHASGLPDGVIGIGGGSTLDLAKAVSLMLTNPGSAADYQGWDLIKIPAVYHVGIPTLSGTGAEVSRTTVLTGPTKKLGINSDHTVFDQVVLDPELIAGVPKDQWFYTGMDCYIHCVESLQGTFLNAFSQAYGEKALELCRQVYLEDWPDSDDRLMMASYFGGMSIAYSQVGVCHAMSYGLAFVLGVHHGIGNSIVFDYLDAFYPEGVAEFRAMLEKIKIELPRNITKDLTEEQLDTMTNVAFGLAPLWENALGKDWQTVMPKERIKELYRRM; this is translated from the coding sequence ATGTTTCGAAACTTTCGCATGATTTCCAGTGTGGTGTTCGGCAGGGGGTCGTTTAACCAGCTTGACGACATTCTTTCGGCAAAAAGAAAAGATGCCTTCATGGTGTTCCTGGTGGATGACGTGTTCAAGGGCAAGGCCTTAAGCGGCCGGGTGCCGGCCAAAGAAGGCGACCTGACCATTTTTGTCAATGTGGATGACGAGCCCAAGACCAAGTACGTGGACAGCCTGGTGGCCCAGGTAAAGGGCCACGCCTCCGGCCTGCCCGACGGCGTGATCGGCATCGGCGGCGGGTCCACCCTGGACCTGGCCAAGGCGGTCTCCCTGATGCTGACCAATCCCGGCTCGGCCGCGGACTACCAGGGATGGGACCTGATCAAGATTCCGGCGGTCTACCATGTCGGCATTCCCACCCTGTCCGGCACCGGGGCCGAGGTCTCCCGCACCACTGTTCTCACCGGGCCCACCAAGAAGCTGGGCATCAACTCCGACCACACGGTTTTCGACCAGGTGGTGCTGGATCCCGAGCTGATCGCCGGCGTTCCCAAAGACCAGTGGTTCTACACCGGCATGGACTGCTACATTCACTGCGTGGAGTCGCTTCAGGGCACCTTTTTGAACGCATTCAGCCAGGCTTACGGTGAAAAGGCCCTGGAGCTCTGCCGCCAGGTCTACCTGGAGGACTGGCCGGACAGCGACGACCGGCTGATGATGGCCTCCTATTTCGGCGGCATGAGCATCGCCTACTCCCAGGTGGGGGTTTGCCACGCCATGTCCTACGGCCTGGCCTTTGTGCTGGGCGTGCACCACGGTATCGGCAACTCCATTGTTTTTGATTACCTGGACGCGTTCTATCCCGAGGGCGTGGCCGAGTTCCGGGCCATGCTGGAGAAAATCAAAATCGAGTTGCCGCGCAACATCACAAAGGACCTGACCGAAGAGCAGCTTGACACCATGACCAACGTGGCCTTTGGCCTGGCGCCCCTGTGGGAGAACGCCCTGGGCAAAGACTGGCAGACCGTCATGCCCAAAGAGCGGATCAAAGAGCTGTATCGGCGCATGTAG
- a CDS encoding SIS domain-containing protein: MCGIVAIVPFQNGAGPAPVVDVSVLQDMVDRVRETTLDRMIEAGGFSADRYLGGDAVCDALAKAARDLKTDAAFFHLYAHADAAKAVCDLGIGFRGLIDAEADAMDRQAGQMEAAVAAAAFDRLETLRDICWCLETEVCDNVKKVGALAGGRNLSFSAACLVRKINTTFNSLDRLEVRGRDSAGISVMAVLDAPAFDRFSASLAQAGLDKEFAQRTNPRILSNRSVALSRTGLKAPVCLAFVYKVAAEIGSLGDNVRFLREQIQGDSLFWRLLESPVRHCTLSAHTRWASVGTITEANCHPQDSRTTDREPPDHPVIQVCLNGDIDNFQELKAEYESSNNPVPEEITTDTKIIALRVQVHLEQGHDIESAFRLAVNDFKGSHAISMQTSLAPGKMFFAQKGSGQALFLGLAPDHYIVSSELYGIVEETADFVKMNANGSGTAGSGQIVILDGAGSGGVGGVKTLCYDGTPVAVVAHQALTTDITSRDVDRQGYSHYFLKEISEAPAAIEKTLYNRWKTVDGGQGLEVALEKASLPPALCRAMADGTIRRIFFIGQGTAGVAALACAGILEYYLADPSMGVRALKASELSGLDMMEHAGTDTLADTLVCAISQSGTTTDTNRAVDMVKKRGAHTLAIVNRRDSDITFKVDGVIYTSTGRDIEMSVASTKAFYSQVVAGALLGLALARIRGARDGEFITSEIKQMLRLPACLRRIFTRRDAISACADRLASARTYWAVVGSGPNKAAADEIRIKLSELCYKTISSDYVEDKKHIDLSAEPLIIVCAAGSRSRVLEDIVKDTAIFKAHKAVPIVITDEGEERFAPYAEAVIPVPQVAEHFGPIVNTFAGHLWGYYAALAINKGARLLHEFRETVRGDITAYMQKGLDLFEILLENGFREKIARFYTVFRSRRHDADCPAAISLASDLALLLKYLSGRLPFSDFELDFGKKGTAPNMIDTLFEYLGRSINHMARPVDAIKHQAKTVTVGTSRTKETMEGILFETLAGFDLHISQLTNTNIVVLRNVQLIVSEIKGAILYKVDHLNLLGEPTDETTIAIIKKTGVLAEIPSRVESDKRLKGTKKIIVREGNVYIGKGRKDDRHIVVIPVLSASPARGGMIRFILLLNIGFRKEATLFEKKKALGGKAERIKNIVQESSVVWQDSFLEQVDIQDLFGKSAEKIAESIVTAVEKNSE; encoded by the coding sequence ATGTGCGGCATTGTCGCCATTGTTCCGTTTCAAAACGGGGCCGGACCGGCGCCGGTTGTTGACGTATCGGTCCTTCAGGACATGGTCGACCGGGTGCGGGAAACCACGCTGGACCGAATGATCGAAGCCGGCGGCTTTTCAGCGGACCGTTACCTGGGCGGCGACGCCGTTTGTGACGCCCTGGCAAAAGCCGCCCGTGACCTGAAAACCGACGCCGCTTTTTTCCATCTTTATGCCCATGCCGACGCCGCAAAGGCGGTGTGCGACCTGGGAATAGGGTTTCGGGGGCTGATCGACGCCGAAGCCGATGCCATGGACCGGCAGGCCGGTCAAATGGAAGCCGCTGTCGCTGCCGCGGCTTTTGACCGCCTGGAAACGCTTCGGGACATCTGCTGGTGCCTGGAAACCGAGGTGTGCGACAACGTAAAAAAAGTCGGTGCCCTTGCCGGGGGCCGGAACCTTTCTTTTTCCGCCGCCTGCCTTGTCAGAAAAATCAACACCACGTTTAACAGCCTGGACCGGCTGGAGGTGCGGGGCCGGGACTCGGCCGGCATCTCCGTCATGGCGGTTCTGGATGCCCCGGCGTTTGACCGGTTTTCCGCTTCCCTTGCCCAGGCCGGCCTTGACAAAGAGTTTGCGCAGCGGACCAACCCTCGCATACTTTCAAACCGCTCTGTCGCCCTTTCCCGTACCGGCCTGAAAGCGCCGGTCTGCCTTGCCTTTGTCTACAAGGTGGCCGCGGAAATTGGCAGCCTGGGCGACAATGTGCGGTTTCTGCGGGAGCAGATTCAGGGAGACTCCCTCTTCTGGCGCCTGCTGGAGAGCCCTGTGCGCCACTGCACCCTGTCGGCCCACACCCGGTGGGCATCGGTGGGCACCATCACCGAAGCCAACTGCCACCCCCAGGACAGCCGGACCACGGACCGGGAACCGCCGGACCATCCGGTTATCCAGGTCTGCCTCAACGGTGACATCGACAACTTCCAGGAGCTCAAGGCGGAATACGAATCATCAAACAACCCGGTTCCCGAAGAGATCACCACCGACACCAAGATCATCGCCCTGCGCGTTCAGGTCCACCTGGAACAGGGGCATGACATTGAATCCGCCTTTCGCCTGGCGGTAAACGATTTCAAGGGCTCCCACGCCATCTCCATGCAGACCAGCCTGGCGCCGGGTAAAATGTTTTTTGCCCAGAAGGGCAGCGGCCAGGCCCTGTTTCTGGGCCTGGCGCCGGACCACTATATTGTCTCCTCCGAGCTTTACGGTATCGTGGAAGAGACCGCCGATTTTGTCAAAATGAACGCCAACGGCTCGGGCACGGCCGGCAGCGGCCAGATCGTGATCCTGGACGGGGCCGGAAGCGGTGGTGTCGGCGGCGTAAAGACCCTGTGCTACGACGGCACCCCGGTGGCCGTCGTAGCCCACCAGGCCCTGACCACCGACATCACCTCCAGGGACGTGGACCGCCAGGGCTATTCCCACTATTTTTTAAAAGAGATCTCCGAGGCCCCGGCGGCCATTGAAAAGACCCTTTACAACCGCTGGAAAACCGTGGATGGCGGCCAGGGCCTGGAAGTCGCCCTGGAGAAGGCCAGCCTGCCGCCGGCCCTGTGCCGGGCCATGGCCGACGGCACGATCCGCCGCATTTTCTTTATCGGCCAGGGAACAGCGGGGGTGGCGGCCCTGGCCTGCGCCGGTATCCTGGAGTACTACCTTGCCGATCCCTCCATGGGGGTGCGGGCGCTGAAGGCGTCGGAACTCAGCGGCCTGGACATGATGGAACATGCCGGCACGGACACCCTGGCCGATACCCTGGTGTGCGCCATCAGCCAGTCCGGCACCACTACCGACACCAACCGGGCCGTGGACATGGTAAAAAAACGGGGGGCCCACACTCTGGCCATTGTCAACCGCCGGGATTCGGATATCACCTTCAAGGTGGACGGCGTAATCTACACCAGCACCGGCCGGGACATCGAGATGTCGGTGGCCTCCACCAAGGCCTTCTACTCCCAGGTGGTGGCCGGGGCGCTGCTGGGACTTGCCCTGGCCCGCATTCGGGGCGCCAGGGACGGTGAGTTTATCACCAGCGAGATCAAACAGATGCTGCGGCTGCCCGCCTGCCTGCGGCGGATCTTCACCCGCCGGGATGCCATCTCCGCCTGCGCCGACCGGCTGGCCTCGGCCCGGACCTACTGGGCCGTGGTGGGCAGCGGCCCCAACAAGGCGGCGGCCGATGAAATCCGGATCAAGCTCAGCGAACTGTGCTACAAGACCATCTCCTCGGACTACGTGGAGGACAAGAAGCATATCGACCTTTCCGCCGAGCCCCTGATCATCGTGTGCGCGGCCGGGTCCCGTTCCCGGGTCCTGGAGGACATCGTCAAGGACACCGCGATTTTCAAAGCCCACAAGGCCGTGCCCATCGTCATCACCGACGAGGGAGAAGAACGGTTTGCCCCCTATGCCGAGGCCGTGATTCCCGTGCCCCAGGTGGCCGAACACTTCGGCCCCATTGTCAACACCTTTGCCGGCCACCTGTGGGGATACTACGCGGCCCTGGCCATTAACAAAGGGGCCCGGCTGCTTCACGAATTCCGGGAAACAGTGCGTGGCGACATTACCGCTTACATGCAGAAGGGACTGGACCTTTTTGAAATTCTGCTTGAAAACGGGTTCCGTGAAAAAATCGCCCGGTTTTACACCGTGTTCCGGTCCCGGCGGCATGACGCCGACTGTCCGGCGGCCATCTCCCTGGCTTCGGACCTGGCCCTGCTGCTCAAGTACCTGTCCGGCCGGCTGCCCTTTTCCGATTTTGAACTGGACTTCGGCAAAAAAGGCACGGCCCCCAACATGATCGACACCCTGTTTGAATACCTGGGCCGCTCCATCAACCACATGGCCCGGCCCGTGGACGCCATCAAGCACCAGGCCAAAACCGTGACCGTGGGCACCAGCCGGACAAAAGAGACCATGGAGGGCATTCTGTTTGAAACCCTGGCCGGCTTTGATCTGCATATCTCCCAGCTCACCAACACCAATATCGTGGTGCTTCGAAACGTTCAGCTCATTGTATCGGAAATCAAGGGCGCCATTCTTTACAAGGTGGACCACTTGAACCTGCTGGGCGAGCCCACGGACGAGACCACCATCGCCATTATCAAAAAGACCGGGGTTCTGGCCGAGATACCGTCCCGGGTGGAGTCCGACAAACGGCTCAAGGGCACCAAGAAGATCATTGTGCGGGAGGGCAACGTCTATATCGGCAAGGGCCGCAAGGACGACCGCCATATCGTTGTGATCCCGGTGCTGTCGGCTTCTCCGGCCCGGGGCGGCATGATCCGGTTCATTCTGCTGCTCAACATCGGGTTCAGAAAAGAGGCCACCCTGTTTGAAAAGAAAAAGGCCCTGGGCGGCAAGGCCGAGCGCATCAAGAACATTGTCCAGGAGAGCAGCGTGGTGTGGCAGGACAGTTTTCTTGAACAGGTGGACATCCAGGACCTGTTCGGCAAATCCGCGGAAAAGATCGCCGAATCCATTGTGACGGCAGTGGAGAAAAACAGTGAATAG
- the pyrR gene encoding bifunctional pyr operon transcriptional regulator/uracil phosphoribosyltransferase PyrR, whose product MEMEKRTPVLDGQGINTVLIRLAREIIQRHTNLEPLVIIGVHTRGVHLARRLADTIAEINGRAIPTGDIDITLYRDDWTKIGYSPVVQSTQIGFPIDDKTVILVDDVLFTGRTTRAALDALTDFGRPAKVELAVLVDREGMRELPIQADYVGMFVKTDKAEMVNVLLSETDGEDAVVVNTP is encoded by the coding sequence ATGGAGATGGAAAAACGCACCCCGGTACTGGACGGCCAGGGCATCAACACGGTCCTGATTCGCTTGGCCCGGGAGATCATCCAGCGCCACACCAACCTGGAGCCGCTGGTAATCATCGGGGTCCACACCCGGGGGGTCCACCTGGCCCGGCGACTGGCCGACACCATTGCCGAGATCAACGGCAGGGCCATTCCCACCGGAGACATCGACATCACCCTGTACCGGGACGACTGGACCAAGATCGGGTATTCGCCGGTGGTCCAGTCCACCCAGATCGGGTTTCCCATTGATGACAAAACCGTGATCCTGGTGGACGACGTGCTGTTTACCGGCCGCACCACCCGGGCGGCCCTGGACGCGCTCACCGACTTTGGCCGGCCCGCCAAGGTGGAGCTGGCCGTGCTGGTGGACCGGGAGGGCATGCGGGAGCTGCCCATTCAGGCTGACTACGTGGGCATGTTCGTAAAAACCGACAAGGCTGAAATGGTCAATGTACTGTTGTCAGAAACCGACGGTGAAGACGCGGTGGTTGTCAATACACCCTGA
- a CDS encoding class I adenylate-forming enzyme family protein, translated as MIITEILARNARMYGHEVALVERSPAENLRRQITWSEFDRQSDQVANALVGLGIGKGDRVVHLMTNCLEWLPIYFGILRTGAWVVPLNFRFVATTIQKCVQTAEAKVIFFGEEFIDRIHAVKPELDKTVHTYIFTGSEAAAPDYCKTYKQLLETTAPVRPDVPLFLEDSAALYFTSGTTGDPKATLLTHKNLEFACYVENHHHRQTHEDNFLCIPPLYHTGAKMHWFGNFIVGAKSVIMKGVEPRWIIEAVSEEKITVVWLLVPWALDLLFAIENKDIRLDDFQLDQWRLMHIGAQPVPASLIREWKKIFPHHDYDTNYGLTESTGPGCVHLGMENMHKVGAIGKAGFDWETRIVDEALTPVKQGAVGELIIRGPGVMKEYYKNPEATAAVLKDGWLLTGDMAREDEDGFIWLVDRKKDIIITGGENIYPVDVEEFLFTHPKIHDAAVIGLPSLRLGEIAAAIIQVKEGQTLTKEELVAFCEQLPRYKRPRKFFFDKIPRNPTGKIEKPKLRQKYGGAEESFQVK; from the coding sequence ATGATTATAACTGAAATTTTGGCCCGCAACGCCCGCATGTACGGCCATGAGGTCGCCCTTGTGGAACGCAGCCCGGCGGAGAACCTGCGCCGTCAGATCACCTGGTCCGAGTTTGACCGGCAGAGCGACCAGGTGGCAAACGCCCTGGTCGGCCTGGGCATCGGCAAGGGGGACCGGGTGGTCCACCTGATGACCAACTGCCTGGAGTGGCTGCCCATCTACTTCGGCATTCTGCGCACCGGTGCCTGGGTGGTGCCGTTGAACTTCCGGTTTGTGGCCACGACCATTCAGAAATGCGTGCAAACGGCTGAGGCAAAAGTGATCTTTTTCGGCGAAGAGTTTATCGACCGCATTCACGCGGTCAAGCCGGAGCTGGACAAAACCGTGCACACCTATATCTTCACCGGCAGCGAGGCTGCGGCCCCGGATTACTGCAAGACCTACAAACAGTTGCTGGAAACAACGGCGCCGGTCCGGCCGGACGTTCCCCTCTTTCTGGAAGACAGCGCGGCCCTCTATTTTACCTCCGGCACCACCGGCGACCCCAAGGCCACCCTGCTGACCCACAAGAACCTGGAGTTTGCCTGCTACGTGGAAAACCACCACCACCGCCAGACCCATGAAGACAACTTTCTGTGCATTCCCCCGCTCTACCACACCGGCGCCAAGATGCACTGGTTCGGCAACTTCATCGTGGGCGCCAAATCCGTAATCATGAAGGGCGTGGAGCCCCGGTGGATCATTGAGGCCGTGTCCGAGGAGAAGATCACCGTGGTCTGGCTGCTGGTGCCCTGGGCACTGGACCTCCTGTTTGCCATTGAGAATAAGGACATTCGGCTGGACGACTTTCAGCTGGACCAGTGGCGGCTCATGCATATCGGGGCCCAGCCCGTGCCGGCCAGCCTGATCCGGGAGTGGAAAAAGATCTTTCCCCACCACGACTACGACACCAACTACGGCCTTACGGAAAGCACGGGCCCTGGGTGCGTACACCTGGGCATGGAAAACATGCACAAGGTGGGGGCCATCGGCAAGGCCGGGTTCGACTGGGAGACCCGCATCGTGGACGAGGCCCTGACCCCGGTCAAACAGGGAGCGGTGGGAGAGCTGATCATTCGCGGCCCCGGCGTGATGAAAGAATATTACAAAAACCCCGAGGCCACGGCCGCGGTCTTAAAAGACGGGTGGCTCCTCACCGGTGACATGGCCCGGGAAGACGAGGACGGCTTTATCTGGCTGGTGGATCGTAAAAAAGACATCATCATCACCGGCGGAGAGAACATCTATCCCGTGGACGTGGAGGAGTTTCTGTTCACCCATCCCAAAATTCACGACGCCGCCGTGATCGGCCTGCCCAGCCTGCGCCTGGGGGAAATCGCCGCGGCCATCATCCAGGTCAAGGAGGGCCAGACCCTGACCAAGGAGGAACTGGTCGCCTTCTGTGAACAGCTGCCCCGGTACAAGCGGCCCCGCAAGTTTTTCTTCGACAAAATTCCGAGAAACCCCACCGGCAAAATCGAAAAGCCCAAACTGCGACAGAAATACGGCGGCGCAGAGGAGAGCTTTCAGGTCAAGTAG
- a CDS encoding DegT/DnrJ/EryC1/StrS family aminotransferase, protein MPGFEIFGDEERKEVNDVLSTGVLFRYGFDAARNGHWKAKTFEKELCERTGAGFALLCSSGTAALSVAMAACGVGAGDEVIIPPFTFVASFEAVLNAGAIPVFAEIDETLCLDPEAVEKAITPRTKAVMPVHMCGSMAQIDALKELCDRKGLVLLEDACQSIGATFGGKSLGRFGKAGCFSFDPVKTITCGEGGGMITDDRDCYVKADAYADHGHDHIGNDRGKEDHIVLGANYRISELNAAVGVAQLRKLDHILAVQRANKNAIKSAMAEFTKISFRHIPDPAGDSATFLSFFLPDEAQTRQAAKDLADAGVDGCFYWYANNWHYIRQWHHLKKMVAAARVPASLADNFPDYSTVDMPRSDTIMSRCISMQIKLSWSPDQLADRIEKIRTLFSK, encoded by the coding sequence ATGCCCGGATTTGAAATTTTCGGCGACGAGGAGAGGAAAGAGGTAAACGACGTGCTGTCCACCGGCGTGCTGTTCCGGTACGGCTTTGACGCGGCCCGAAACGGTCACTGGAAGGCGAAAACCTTTGAAAAGGAGCTGTGTGAGCGCACCGGCGCCGGGTTTGCCCTGCTCTGCTCCAGCGGCACCGCGGCCCTTTCCGTGGCCATGGCCGCCTGCGGCGTGGGCGCCGGTGATGAAGTGATCATACCGCCCTTCACCTTTGTGGCCTCCTTCGAGGCGGTGCTCAATGCCGGGGCCATTCCGGTGTTCGCGGAGATCGACGAGACCCTCTGCCTGGACCCGGAGGCCGTTGAAAAGGCCATCACCCCCCGCACAAAGGCGGTGATGCCGGTACACATGTGCGGCAGCATGGCGCAAATCGACGCGCTCAAGGAGTTGTGCGACCGAAAAGGGCTGGTCCTGCTCGAAGATGCCTGCCAGTCCATCGGCGCCACCTTCGGCGGCAAAAGCCTGGGCCGGTTCGGAAAAGCCGGGTGTTTCTCTTTTGACCCGGTCAAAACCATCACCTGCGGAGAGGGCGGCGGCATGATCACCGACGACCGGGACTGCTACGTGAAGGCCGACGCCTATGCCGACCACGGCCATGACCACATCGGCAACGACCGGGGCAAGGAGGACCATATCGTGCTGGGCGCCAACTACCGCATCAGCGAGCTCAACGCCGCCGTGGGCGTGGCCCAGCTGCGCAAGCTGGACCATATTCTTGCCGTCCAGCGGGCCAACAAAAATGCGATCAAATCGGCCATGGCCGAATTTACAAAAATCTCCTTCCGGCATATTCCCGACCCGGCAGGCGACTCAGCCACCTTTCTCTCCTTTTTCCTGCCCGATGAAGCACAGACCCGGCAGGCGGCCAAAGACCTGGCCGATGCCGGCGTGGACGGCTGTTTCTACTGGTATGCCAACAACTGGCACTACATCCGCCAGTGGCACCACCTGAAAAAGATGGTGGCAGCGGCCCGGGTGCCGGCCTCCCTGGCCGATAACTTTCCCGACTATTCAACGGTGGACATGCCCCGTTCCGACACCATCATGTCCCGGTGCATCTCCATGCAGATCAAGCTGTCCTGGAGCCCGGACCAGCTGGCCGACAGGATTGAAAAAATAAGAACCCTCTTTTCAAAGTAA